In Caproiciproducens sp. NJN-50, the following are encoded in one genomic region:
- a CDS encoding ABC transporter substrate-binding protein, producing the protein MKKGLQVLLSASLIIGLLAGCGSGAQTAPASSSAGGSSTASAGTKTIRIAAVDPQVPLDMQQNTYSIIMRLTDNVAESLISSQKDGSLAPLLLDQMPTLFEDKLTYSFTLKSVKFHDGTTLASSDVKYSLERLVKEEKMASLMAYVAGYDAMESGKATELSGIKVVDDTHFTITLSKPYSPFLSVLSTPYAAIYPKAACEAAGDTWGLKTLIGTGPFKLDSYTAGSGAEFSKFSDYHGGAPKIDKISYKFIEDPNTQVLEYQKGNVDFVDLDNSLYPVYSSNAALKDQIHSFQQAGGYYFNFNVKTIKDPKVREAISLAIDRKSICDSVLHGTASVPTSFIPASLTGHDSSAQAFAYDPAKAKSLLASAGYASGYNLRVTVNTKSNLGKSIATAFQQEAKAAGINVTVEPVDSAAWSDMKKNGGMDCSVSNWYVDYNDPDSMLYPVSDNRADLVSSFWHNAQFKQLMEDGVKTDDSAARQKIYVQAENILTRQDFAIAPLINETKFYLLNPKVTGFEINSDNRMDFSKADIG; encoded by the coding sequence GTGAAAAAGGGATTGCAAGTATTGTTATCCGCAAGTTTGATCATCGGTCTGCTTGCGGGCTGTGGAAGCGGCGCGCAAACTGCTCCGGCTTCTTCGTCGGCAGGAGGATCGTCCACGGCTTCCGCCGGAACCAAAACCATCCGCATTGCGGCCGTGGATCCGCAGGTACCGCTTGATATGCAGCAGAATACATACAGCATTATCATGCGCCTAACGGATAATGTTGCCGAATCTCTCATTTCCTCTCAAAAAGACGGCTCGCTGGCCCCGCTTCTTCTAGACCAGATGCCTACGCTTTTCGAGGACAAGCTGACCTATTCCTTCACTCTGAAATCCGTGAAATTTCACGACGGAACGACGCTGGCCAGCAGCGATGTCAAGTACTCCCTGGAACGCCTGGTGAAGGAAGAGAAGATGGCCAGCCTGATGGCGTATGTCGCGGGTTACGATGCGATGGAAAGCGGCAAAGCTACCGAGCTTTCCGGCATCAAGGTCGTCGACGACACCCACTTTACCATCACGCTGTCAAAACCGTATTCGCCGTTCCTCTCGGTCCTGTCCACTCCCTACGCGGCGATTTACCCCAAAGCCGCCTGCGAAGCCGCCGGAGATACCTGGGGCCTCAAGACGCTGATCGGAACCGGCCCGTTCAAGCTGGACAGCTACACCGCCGGTTCCGGAGCCGAGTTCTCCAAATTCAGCGACTATCACGGCGGGGCGCCGAAAATCGATAAAATCAGCTACAAGTTTATCGAAGACCCCAACACCCAGGTTCTGGAATATCAGAAGGGCAACGTGGATTTTGTCGACCTTGACAACTCCCTCTACCCGGTGTACTCCAGCAACGCCGCTCTGAAAGATCAGATTCACAGCTTCCAGCAGGCCGGCGGTTATTATTTCAATTTTAATGTTAAGACGATCAAGGACCCGAAGGTCCGCGAGGCAATCTCTCTGGCCATCGACCGCAAATCCATTTGCGACAGCGTCCTTCACGGTACGGCATCGGTTCCCACGTCCTTCATTCCGGCCAGTCTGACCGGCCACGATTCCAGCGCGCAGGCTTTTGCCTACGACCCGGCGAAGGCAAAGTCCCTGCTGGCCAGCGCCGGCTATGCAAGCGGCTATAATCTGCGCGTAACGGTCAACACGAAAAGCAACCTCGGCAAATCCATCGCCACCGCATTCCAGCAGGAAGCCAAGGCGGCCGGCATCAATGTGACGGTCGAACCCGTGGATTCCGCCGCATGGTCCGACATGAAAAAGAACGGCGGCATGGACTGCAGCGTCAGCAACTGGTACGTGGACTATAACGACCCGGACAGCATGCTGTATCCGGTCAGCGACAACCGTGCCGATCTGGTTTCCAGCTTCTGGCACAACGCCCAGTTTAAACAGCTGATGGAAGACGGGGTTAAGACCGACGACAGCGCGGCAAGACAGAAAATTTACGTACAGGCCGAAAATATACTGACCCGCCAGGATTTTGCAATTGCGCCCCTGATTAACGAGACCAAGTTCTATCTGCTGAATCCGAAGGTAACCGGCTTTGAAATCAATTCCGACAACCGCATGGATTTCTCAAAAGCCGACATCGGCTGA
- a CDS encoding ABC transporter permease, protein MKKFFSFFSKQKKFEEDVLSGKMEYSSYYKDSLRRFRKNKAAMLCLAVIFLLILVAIFARVVAPFDPDYQDYASVLARPSSKHLLGADEYGRDILSRIIYGTRVSLSIGIFAQLLASVVGVTLGAIAGYFGGVVDSIISRVMEIFSAFPDLIFAMAIMTFMGKSILNLYIALGLLTWVRTARMIRGSVIQLKEKEYVEASRASGGTSFRIIVKHLIPNCLSTIIVLVTLGIPNAIMYEASLSFLGLGIQPPTPSWGNMISAAQAVIGFLPIYSIMPGVAIMITVIAFNIFGDGLRDALDPKLRT, encoded by the coding sequence ATGAAGAAATTCTTTTCCTTTTTCAGCAAACAGAAGAAGTTTGAAGAAGACGTCCTGAGCGGCAAAATGGAATATTCCAGCTATTATAAAGACAGCCTGAGGCGCTTTCGAAAGAATAAAGCGGCCATGCTGTGCCTTGCCGTCATCTTTCTTTTGATTCTGGTCGCGATTTTTGCGCGGGTCGTGGCCCCGTTCGATCCGGATTATCAGGATTACGCATCCGTCCTCGCCCGGCCAAGCTCAAAACACCTGCTCGGCGCCGACGAATACGGGCGCGACATCCTGTCGCGCATCATTTACGGCACAAGGGTCTCGCTCAGCATCGGGATCTTCGCGCAGCTTCTGGCTTCGGTGGTCGGCGTCACGCTCGGTGCCATCGCCGGATATTTCGGCGGAGTCGTGGACTCCATCATTTCCCGCGTGATGGAAATTTTCTCGGCGTTCCCCGACCTCATCTTTGCCATGGCCATCATGACTTTCATGGGCAAAAGCATTCTGAACCTTTACATCGCCCTCGGGCTGCTGACCTGGGTGCGCACGGCGCGCATGATCCGCGGCTCCGTGATTCAGCTGAAGGAAAAGGAATACGTGGAGGCCAGCCGGGCCAGCGGCGGCACCTCCTTCCGGATCATTGTGAAGCACCTGATTCCCAACTGCCTCTCCACCATTATCGTTCTGGTCACGCTGGGAATCCCGAATGCGATCATGTACGAGGCGTCCCTGAGCTTTCTGGGGCTTGGCATTCAGCCTCCCACGCCGAGCTGGGGAAACATGATCAGCGCGGCGCAGGCCGTAATCGGCTTCCTGCCCATTTACAGCATCATGCCGGGCGTCGCGATCATGATCACCGTTATCGCCTTCAACATTTTCGGCGACGGCCTGCGCGATGCGCTGGATCCCAAGCTTCGCACCTGA
- a CDS encoding ABC transporter permease: MVSYISKRIVQTAVVLLGISLVTFLLLQVVPGDPVSLMLDRRADPATIASVRHQLGLDVSLPQQYLNFVNGVIHMDLGNSYFTKEPVLFALNRAFHVTLKLASLSFVFAVVIGISCGMIAALYRGKALDSSLMTLSIVGVSAPSFWIAIILQIIFGLKLNLLPISGFDTPAAYILPSIALGTRYAGSIARITRTSMLDVIKQDYIRTARAKGAKRKAVIIHHAMKNAMIPIITLVGTELGNMLTGSMLIEKVFSIPGIGKLAVDSMSNRDLPLLEGTVMYIALVFVAVNLLVDISYAFIDPRIRYGKGAA; this comes from the coding sequence ATGGTTTCCTACATATCCAAAAGAATCGTCCAGACCGCCGTGGTCCTGCTCGGAATCAGCCTGGTAACGTTTCTCCTTCTCCAGGTCGTGCCGGGCGATCCCGTTTCGCTGATGCTGGACCGCCGCGCCGACCCCGCGACCATCGCGTCGGTGAGGCATCAGCTCGGCCTGGATGTTTCGCTTCCGCAGCAGTACCTGAATTTTGTCAACGGTGTGATCCACATGGATCTTGGCAATTCCTACTTTACGAAGGAACCCGTCCTTTTCGCTCTGAACCGCGCGTTTCATGTCACGCTGAAGCTGGCGTCCCTTTCCTTTGTGTTTGCCGTCGTGATCGGCATTTCCTGCGGCATGATTGCCGCGCTTTATCGCGGCAAAGCGCTTGATTCCTCCCTGATGACGCTTTCGATCGTCGGCGTTTCGGCGCCCTCGTTCTGGATCGCCATTATTCTTCAGATTATTTTCGGACTGAAGCTGAACCTTCTGCCGATTTCCGGGTTCGACACCCCGGCGGCTTACATCCTGCCGAGCATCGCGCTGGGGACCCGCTACGCCGGGAGCATTGCGCGCATCACGCGCACCAGCATGCTGGACGTCATTAAGCAGGATTACATCCGCACGGCGCGCGCAAAGGGCGCCAAGCGGAAGGCTGTGATCATCCACCATGCGATGAAAAACGCGATGATCCCAATCATCACGCTGGTCGGGACCGAGCTTGGCAACATGCTGACGGGATCGATGCTGATCGAGAAGGTCTTTTCCATTCCCGGCATCGGCAAGCTTGCGGTCGATTCCATGAGCAACCGGGACCTTCCCCTGCTGGAGGGAACCGTCATGTATATTGCTCTGGTCTTTGTCGCGGTCAACCTCCTGGTCGATATTTCCTACGCATTCATCGATCCGAGAATCCGCTACGGGAAGGGGGCCGCGTGA
- a CDS encoding Sapep family Mn(2+)-dependent dipeptidase encodes MDQKRIENYFSEHEKEMLRDICTLVRIPSDKGEAKEGMPYGEGPAKAMEAAAKLAESHRFSVGRHGNRVITIDLNGKPRQLDILAHLDVVPGGNGWTVTQPFEPLLKGGRLYGRGAADDKGPAVAALYAMMAVRDLGVPLTKNARLVLGGDEECGSSDMAYYYQHEPEAPMTFSPDAAFPVINIEKGRFGTWVKAGWEEAFSLPRIVSAHGGVKNNVVPDTAEAVLEGIAAAEASACARRSEEKTGVKFELRGQGETIRVTAHGSCAHASTPGGGNNAVTGLITFLTGLPLPKSESLRALRSLNALFPHGDWSGTAAGVAMRDEISGDLTLALDLFEYGPTGLKAYFDGRTPVCATNENLRDKFFARAAELGLNVEKTEVSPAHHVPADSPFVRTLLRCYEQYSGRKGECVAIGGGTYCHHLKNGVGFGCSMPGTENRMHGADEFAVVKELLLGAEIFAQAIIDLCS; translated from the coding sequence ATGGATCAAAAGCGAATTGAAAATTATTTCAGCGAACATGAAAAGGAAATGCTCCGCGACATCTGCACGCTGGTTCGAATCCCAAGCGACAAAGGCGAAGCGAAAGAAGGCATGCCCTACGGCGAGGGCCCGGCAAAGGCAATGGAGGCCGCGGCAAAGCTCGCGGAAAGCCATCGTTTTTCCGTCGGCCGTCACGGAAACCGCGTGATCACGATAGACCTGAACGGCAAGCCCCGCCAGCTGGACATTCTCGCACATCTGGACGTCGTCCCGGGCGGGAACGGCTGGACCGTCACGCAGCCCTTCGAGCCTCTTCTGAAGGGCGGAAGGCTTTACGGCCGCGGTGCCGCGGATGACAAGGGCCCGGCTGTCGCGGCTCTTTATGCGATGATGGCCGTGCGCGACCTCGGCGTGCCGCTGACCAAAAACGCGCGTTTGGTGCTCGGTGGGGACGAGGAGTGCGGAAGCTCCGACATGGCCTATTATTATCAGCATGAGCCGGAAGCCCCCATGACTTTTTCTCCGGATGCGGCCTTCCCGGTCATCAATATTGAAAAGGGACGCTTCGGCACCTGGGTAAAAGCAGGTTGGGAAGAAGCCTTCTCCCTGCCGCGCATTGTTTCGGCACACGGCGGCGTCAAAAACAACGTGGTCCCGGACACCGCGGAAGCCGTGCTGGAGGGCATCGCGGCGGCGGAGGCCTCCGCGTGCGCGCGGCGGTCCGAGGAAAAAACCGGCGTGAAGTTCGAGCTTCGTGGACAAGGGGAAACGATCCGCGTTACGGCGCACGGCAGCTGTGCGCACGCTTCCACTCCGGGGGGCGGAAACAACGCGGTCACCGGGCTGATCACTTTTTTGACCGGCCTGCCTCTGCCGAAATCGGAAAGCCTGCGCGCCCTTCGCTCGCTGAACGCTCTGTTCCCGCACGGCGACTGGTCCGGCACAGCCGCGGGAGTTGCCATGCGGGACGAAATCTCAGGGGATCTGACTCTGGCCCTCGACCTGTTTGAATACGGTCCAACCGGATTGAAGGCTTATTTCGACGGCCGCACGCCGGTTTGCGCAACCAACGAAAATTTGCGCGACAAGTTTTTCGCGCGCGCCGCGGAACTCGGCCTGAACGTTGAAAAGACCGAAGTGTCGCCGGCCCATCACGTACCGGCGGATTCGCCGTTCGTCCGCACGCTGCTCCGCTGCTATGAGCAGTATTCCGGCCGGAAGGGAGAATGCGTCGCGATCGGCGGGGGAACCTACTGCCATCACTTGAAAAACGGGGTCGGCTTCGGCTGTTCGATGCCCGGAACAGAGAACCGTATGCACGGAGCGGATGAATTCGCCGTTGTGAAAGAGCTCCTGCTCGGCGCTGAGATTTTCGCACAGGCCATCATCGATCTTTGCTCATAA
- a CDS encoding mandelate racemase/muconate lactonizing enzyme family protein — protein MKITNIKVRTMEVPLAEPFHISLGAITHTKSAIVSVETDEGNVGYGEGSPGILITGENLAGTAQGIELMKEDLIGLDPTDLEVMHSTMNRSQAHAPSVKAAIDIACYDLLGQKAGLPVYRLLGGFGNSIETDITIGIDRPETMAAKAKGWVEKGFRTIKTKVGTGADEDIARVGAIREAVGPDVKIRVDANQGWSAKEAVRIIERLNQYDLELVEQPVPYHDIAGLEYVTKHTDVLIMADESCFTSADALRLVERRAVDVVNIKLMKCGGIREALKINDICEAAGIPCMLGCMVEETNVGVTAAASLGAALKNITRADLDCTFSLSRLPLRGGMQIEKANRLVLPEKPGFGFLGLTED, from the coding sequence ATGAAAATTACCAACATAAAAGTACGGACGATGGAGGTTCCTCTGGCTGAACCGTTCCATATTTCACTCGGAGCGATCACTCACACGAAAAGCGCCATTGTTTCGGTGGAGACGGACGAAGGAAATGTCGGATACGGCGAAGGCTCCCCCGGAATCCTGATCACCGGCGAAAATCTGGCCGGCACGGCGCAGGGAATCGAACTCATGAAGGAAGACCTGATCGGGCTCGATCCGACCGATCTGGAAGTAATGCACAGCACGATGAACCGCTCTCAGGCACACGCCCCCAGCGTAAAGGCCGCCATCGACATCGCCTGCTACGATCTGCTGGGCCAGAAGGCGGGGCTTCCGGTGTACCGGCTTTTGGGCGGGTTCGGCAACTCCATCGAGACGGATATCACGATTGGAATCGACCGGCCCGAAACCATGGCGGCCAAGGCGAAAGGATGGGTGGAAAAGGGGTTTCGCACCATCAAAACCAAGGTGGGAACCGGGGCGGACGAAGACATTGCGCGCGTCGGGGCAATTCGCGAAGCAGTGGGTCCCGATGTAAAAATCCGCGTTGACGCAAACCAGGGCTGGTCCGCGAAAGAGGCGGTCCGCATCATTGAGCGTTTGAATCAGTATGATCTTGAGCTGGTGGAACAGCCGGTGCCCTATCACGACATCGCGGGTCTGGAATATGTTACGAAGCATACCGACGTGCTGATCATGGCGGACGAAAGCTGCTTTACGTCAGCCGACGCACTTCGCCTTGTCGAGCGCCGCGCGGTTGACGTAGTCAACATCAAGCTGATGAAATGCGGCGGCATCCGGGAAGCGCTGAAAATCAACGACATCTGCGAAGCCGCCGGAATTCCATGCATGCTCGGCTGCATGGTTGAAGAGACCAATGTCGGCGTGACCGCCGCGGCAAGCCTGGGAGCCGCCTTAAAGAACATCACCCGCGCGGACCTCGACTGCACGTTCAGCCTGAGCAGGCTTCCCCTCCGGGGCGGGATGCAGATCGAAAAAGCAAACCGCCTGGTTCTGCCGGAGAAGCCCGGATTTGGATTTCTGGGTCTTACAGAGGATTGA
- a CDS encoding glutathione ABC transporter substrate-binding protein yields MKKFKGRILAVFALTAVLFTGCGSQGAGSSSSASSQGASSVSASTKREADSDITVAMSSDIVTMDPADTSNTLDGGIQRLVMDGLFGFDKDMKVINMLATDYTANDNATEFTIKLRKGVSFTDGEPWNADAAKANLDKLADQSLGLKRNGLFAMVDHTDAVDDYTIKITLKYSFGAFINTLAHPAGVMMSPKQIKAGEKACSSHPVGTGQYEFVDWKVGQYIKLKLNDKWWGYDADLSGGTPLAASNAGFSTITFKPVTEAATRVSMIQSGDADFIFPVPSESFSVLSADSNVKAEKAEGITVNYIYMNTKKKALSDLKVRQAINMAIDRNAYCSVVKNGLASPATSFEAPAVQFYQAQGDVAYDTTKAKSLLSEAGYANGLTLTAYSPNNSESVKWGEFVQQQLAQIGIKINLKPTEQGTLSQEINDYKGDPASAVYDMYLRGWSPSTGDADWVLRALFSKTMVPPNGSNYSYFDDPDYEAAIEAGLSSADKTVRAQAYEKAQKILWEKVPAVAVANSFNTWASGKHVQNLSLYPDGGIYMRDGVYVK; encoded by the coding sequence ATGAAAAAATTCAAAGGAAGAATTTTGGCGGTTTTCGCGTTGACTGCAGTCCTGTTCACCGGGTGCGGCTCACAGGGCGCCGGGTCGTCCAGTTCAGCTTCCTCTCAGGGGGCTTCTTCGGTTTCAGCTTCCACAAAACGTGAGGCAGACTCCGATATCACCGTGGCAATGTCTTCGGATATCGTTACGATGGATCCGGCCGATACCTCCAACACGCTGGACGGCGGAATTCAAAGGTTAGTAATGGACGGCCTGTTTGGCTTTGACAAAGACATGAAAGTCATCAACATGCTGGCGACGGACTATACGGCCAACGACAATGCGACGGAATTTACAATTAAGCTGAGAAAAGGCGTTTCCTTTACGGACGGCGAGCCGTGGAATGCGGATGCCGCGAAGGCCAATTTGGACAAACTTGCGGACCAGAGCCTGGGACTGAAGCGGAATGGCCTGTTTGCAATGGTTGATCACACGGATGCAGTGGACGATTATACGATAAAGATCACGCTGAAATATTCGTTTGGCGCCTTTATCAACACGCTGGCTCATCCGGCGGGGGTCATGATGAGCCCGAAGCAAATTAAAGCGGGTGAAAAAGCCTGCTCTTCCCATCCGGTCGGAACAGGCCAATATGAATTTGTCGACTGGAAAGTCGGCCAGTATATAAAATTGAAGCTGAATGACAAATGGTGGGGTTACGATGCGGACCTGAGCGGCGGAACTCCTCTGGCTGCCTCAAACGCCGGTTTCTCGACGATTACCTTTAAACCGGTGACGGAAGCGGCGACAAGGGTTTCCATGATCCAGTCCGGCGATGCCGACTTCATCTTTCCGGTTCCGTCGGAATCGTTCAGCGTGCTGAGCGCGGATTCCAATGTAAAGGCCGAGAAAGCGGAGGGCATCACCGTAAACTACATCTATATGAACACGAAGAAGAAGGCGCTTTCCGACCTGAAGGTAAGGCAGGCGATCAATATGGCGATCGACCGGAACGCTTACTGCTCAGTGGTGAAAAATGGATTGGCGTCTCCCGCGACTTCTTTTGAAGCGCCGGCGGTGCAGTTCTATCAGGCACAGGGAGACGTTGCTTACGATACTACGAAGGCCAAATCCTTGCTTTCCGAAGCGGGCTACGCAAACGGGCTGACTTTGACAGCTTATTCCCCGAACAATTCCGAATCCGTAAAATGGGGCGAATTTGTTCAGCAGCAGCTGGCGCAGATCGGCATCAAGATCAACCTGAAGCCGACGGAACAGGGCACGCTGTCGCAGGAGATCAACGATTATAAGGGAGATCCCGCCAGCGCGGTTTATGACATGTATCTGCGCGGCTGGTCTCCGTCCACCGGCGACGCCGACTGGGTTTTGCGCGCGCTGTTCAGCAAGACCATGGTTCCGCCGAACGGTTCCAACTATTCCTATTTTGACGACCCGGATTATGAAGCTGCAATTGAAGCCGGTCTGTCGTCGGCGGACAAAACAGTCCGTGCGCAGGCTTACGAAAAGGCGCAGAAAATTCTTTGGGAAAAGGTTCCCGCCGTTGCGGTCGCCAACAGTTTTAACACCTGGGCCAGCGGCAAACATGTGCAGAATCTGAGTCTGTATCCGGACGGCGGAATTTACATGCGCGACGGCGTCTATGTAAAGTAA
- a CDS encoding ABC transporter ATP-binding protein, with the protein MDPEKKSSGEPILKVSHLKKWFSGKSSPFSGKKEFIKAVDDVSFELNAGETLGVVGESGCGKSTMGRSALRLIEPSGGEIIFEGRDLMRLRGKELRNVRSKMQIIFQDPYASLNPRMTIGEVIAEPLEIQLHLNREETRNRVLETMKRVGLNTRYYNRYPHEFSGGQRQRIGIARAIVLQPDVIVCDEPVSALDVSIQAQVINLLKELQKEMGMAYLFISHDLSVIKHISDRIIVMYLGHIVESARKEDLYDRPLHPYTTALLSAIPVPDRREKRKKIILEGDLPSPADPPSGCVFHTRCYRAQPICSEKAPEFKDYGNGHCCACHFCNRENEEEKTR; encoded by the coding sequence ATGGACCCGGAAAAAAAGAGTTCGGGCGAACCGATTCTGAAGGTATCCCATCTGAAAAAATGGTTTTCCGGCAAAAGCTCCCCGTTCTCCGGCAAAAAAGAATTCATAAAGGCGGTGGATGACGTCAGTTTCGAACTGAACGCCGGCGAGACGCTCGGCGTCGTCGGGGAATCGGGATGCGGCAAATCCACCATGGGGCGCTCCGCGCTTCGCCTGATTGAGCCTTCCGGCGGAGAAATTATCTTCGAGGGCCGGGACCTGATGCGGCTCAGGGGAAAAGAGCTTCGGAACGTGAGAAGCAAAATGCAGATCATCTTTCAGGACCCCTACGCTTCCCTGAATCCGCGCATGACCATCGGCGAGGTGATTGCGGAACCGCTGGAAATCCAGCTTCATCTGAACAGGGAAGAGACGAGGAACCGCGTCCTGGAGACGATGAAGAGGGTCGGCCTGAACACCAGGTATTACAACCGCTATCCGCACGAGTTTTCCGGCGGTCAGCGGCAGCGAATCGGGATTGCGCGCGCCATCGTCCTTCAGCCGGACGTCATCGTCTGCGACGAGCCGGTTTCGGCCCTGGACGTTTCCATCCAGGCGCAGGTGATCAACCTTTTAAAGGAACTGCAGAAAGAGATGGGGATGGCCTATTTGTTCATCTCCCACGACCTGAGCGTGATCAAGCATATTTCCGACCGGATTATCGTCATGTATTTGGGACACATTGTGGAATCGGCCCGAAAAGAGGATCTTTACGACCGCCCGCTTCACCCCTACACAACCGCGCTGCTTTCCGCCATACCGGTTCCGGACCGCAGGGAGAAACGGAAGAAAATCATCCTTGAAGGGGATCTGCCAAGCCCGGCCGATCCGCCGTCTGGCTGCGTGTTCCACACCCGCTGCTACCGGGCGCAGCCCATCTGCAGTGAAAAGGCGCCGGAATTTAAAGATTACGGCAATGGGCACTGCTGCGCGTGTCATTTCTGCAACCGTGAAAATGAGGAGGAAAAGACAAGATGA
- a CDS encoding MurR/RpiR family transcriptional regulator: MECDSFQNIQKNYHNLTRKQKELVDLFLASPESVCYVSLKELSRRTNFSQVTILRVCKRLGFENFTELKKAFRIHMEGLMETVLKASNFPMILPNSEPGNKVAIMGDICRESHDRSEKFYSSIRSENILLAARRILEAKTVLIFGQGTSGVLAEFLFRRLDPMIEKALIVPLEDLNIVQSSLLKLCGGDNVIVIDFPRYCSIVRNVVTYAEHAGATVTAITDSKASPIVTENSLNFYCDTKTKVFYNSLSLPMELLNLIASGVVLEMGPAYDELVLRSQEVVHFINVKEKTGGPLDEGKEDHFEA; encoded by the coding sequence ATGGAATGTGATTCTTTTCAAAATATACAAAAAAATTATCATAATTTGACACGAAAACAAAAGGAGCTGGTCGATCTGTTCCTGGCAAGCCCGGAAAGCGTGTGTTACGTTTCCCTGAAAGAGCTGAGCAGACGGACAAATTTCTCGCAGGTGACGATTCTGCGCGTCTGCAAACGCCTGGGGTTCGAAAATTTTACGGAACTGAAAAAAGCGTTCCGCATCCATATGGAAGGCCTGATGGAAACCGTTTTGAAGGCCAGTAATTTTCCAATGATCCTTCCCAATTCCGAACCGGGAAACAAAGTTGCCATCATGGGAGACATCTGCCGCGAGTCCCACGACCGAAGTGAAAAATTTTACAGTTCGATCCGCTCGGAAAACATTCTTCTGGCCGCCCGGCGTATTCTGGAGGCAAAAACCGTCCTGATCTTCGGACAGGGAACTTCCGGTGTGCTGGCTGAATTCCTGTTTCGCCGTTTGGACCCCATGATTGAGAAAGCGCTCATTGTTCCGCTGGAAGACCTGAATATCGTACAGTCAAGCCTTCTGAAGCTGTGCGGCGGGGACAATGTGATCGTTATTGATTTTCCCCGTTACTGCTCGATCGTGCGCAATGTCGTGACTTATGCGGAGCATGCGGGCGCTACGGTGACGGCGATTACAGACAGCAAAGCATCACCCATTGTCACCGAAAACAGCCTTAATTTTTATTGCGACACAAAGACGAAGGTGTTTTATAACTCTTTGTCCCTTCCGATGGAACTGCTCAACCTGATTGCCTCCGGCGTTGTTCTTGAGATGGGGCCGGCATATGACGAGCTGGTTCTTCGTTCACAGGAAGTGGTTCATTTCATCAATGTGAAGGAAAAGACAGGCGGCCCCTTGGATGAGGGGAAGGAAGATCATTTCGAAGCATAA
- a CDS encoding ABC transporter ATP-binding protein, which translates to MKNEALLEVKNLRTYFHTDAGIVKSVDDVSFRVEKGKTLGIVGESGCGKSITSLSVMRLIETPPGKIEGGEILFEGENLLDKTEDEMRQIRGKKIAMIFQEPMTSLNPVYTVGKQITEALLLHEKISKREAKARAVEMLKLVRIPLPEKRFYEYPHQLSGGMRQRVMIAMALSCNPQLLICDEPTTALDVTIQAQILELINELKEKTGSSIIMITHDLGVISEVADDVMVMYAGKVVEQATTDEIFERPLHPYTIGLMACIPKLNQDVETLRTIPGMVPGFDDMPRGCAFCPRCSMAKKICGEKMPGLTDVDGRKVRCFRYTNEWKEEA; encoded by the coding sequence ATGAAAAACGAAGCACTGCTGGAAGTGAAAAATCTGAGGACCTATTTCCATACGGACGCGGGGATCGTCAAATCCGTCGACGATGTCTCCTTCCGGGTCGAAAAGGGCAAAACCCTTGGCATCGTTGGGGAATCCGGGTGCGGAAAGAGCATCACTTCCCTCTCCGTCATGAGGCTGATCGAAACGCCTCCGGGGAAAATCGAAGGCGGAGAGATCTTATTTGAGGGAGAAAACCTTCTGGATAAAACGGAAGACGAGATGAGACAGATCCGCGGCAAGAAGATCGCGATGATTTTCCAGGAGCCGATGACTTCCCTCAACCCGGTTTACACCGTTGGCAAACAGATCACGGAGGCCCTGCTGCTGCATGAAAAGATCAGCAAGCGCGAGGCGAAAGCGCGCGCGGTTGAAATGCTGAAGCTAGTGCGGATTCCGCTGCCGGAAAAACGCTTTTACGAATACCCGCACCAGCTTTCGGGCGGCATGAGGCAGCGGGTGATGATTGCCATGGCCCTTTCCTGCAACCCGCAGCTTCTGATCTGCGACGAGCCGACAACCGCGCTGGACGTCACCATTCAGGCACAGATTCTGGAGTTGATCAATGAGCTGAAGGAAAAGACGGGTTCCTCCATCATTATGATCACGCATGACCTTGGGGTCATCTCCGAAGTGGCGGACGACGTCATGGTCATGTACGCCGGCAAGGTGGTGGAACAGGCCACCACGGACGAGATTTTCGAGAGGCCGCTTCATCCGTACACCATCGGGCTCATGGCCTGCATCCCCAAGCTGAACCAGGATGTCGAAACCCTGCGGACGATTCCGGGAATGGTGCCCGGTTTCGACGACATGCCCAGGGGCTGCGCTTTCTGCCCCCGCTGTTCCATGGCAAAAAAAATCTGCGGGGAAAAAATGCCCGGCCTGACCGACGTGGACGGACGGAAGGTCCGATGCTTCCGGTATACGAACGAATGGAAGGAGGAAGCATAA